One stretch of Armigeres subalbatus isolate Guangzhou_Male chromosome 2, GZ_Asu_2, whole genome shotgun sequence DNA includes these proteins:
- the LOC134209518 gene encoding uncharacterized protein LOC134209518, which translates to MSDLRRWTKKERLLRDVVDSISEFVKNYDSSRDKTSVDARLKKLDEVYNEFCEVRVNIELLLEDDEDITETDEKDEDKRKRKALQQKVEESNRKIMKDFANQYFTITNLLQTFLSCPGVGSSSASATVMQQVPIQTMRVKLPELKLPIFRGSLMEWVTFRDTFHNLIVDNTHLSDIDRFTYLRSSLAGEALQQIASIDLTANNYSIAWNSLESRYDNKKLLVKSHLEALFAVQSMKKETFESLNHVINEFDKHLQMLDKLGEKTSEWSTILVHILSSKLGTTTLRLWETEHRSKEVPKFDKLMDFLKNHCTVLRSLIGESFGQPEQKKATRVSTSYAGVQSSCLLCGEGQHPLFQCKRFRSMKVDDRRSTVKSSQLCFNCLS; encoded by the coding sequence ATGTCAGATCTGCGGAGATGGACCAAGAAGGAACGACTGCTACGTGACGTAGTGGATTCGATTAGTGAATTTGTGAAGAACTATGATTCAAGTCGTGACAAGACTTCGGTGGATGCTAGACTGAAAAAGCTTGACGAGGTGTACAATGAATTCTGTGAAGTGAGAGTGAATATTGAATTACTACTAGAGGACGATGAAGATATCACCGAAACGGACGAGAAAGACGAGGATAAACGGAAGCGGAAAGCACTACAACAAAAGGTGGAAGAATCAAACAGGAAGATTATGAAGGATTTTGCGAACCAGTACTTTACCATTACGAACCTTCTTCAAACGTTTTTGTCATGTCCCGGTGTGGGCTCTAGTTCTGCATCCGCTACAGTAATGCAGCAGGTTCCCATCCAAACTATGCGAGTAAAATTGCCAGAACTCAAGTTGCCGATTTTCCGTGGTTCGTTGATGGAGTGGGTCACATTCAGAGATACGTTTCACAATCTGATTGTGGACAATACCCATCTTTCGGACATCGATAGGTTCACGTACCTGCGGTCCTCTTTGGCAGGAGAAGCACTGCAACAGATTGCTTCCATTGATCTGACGGCTAACAATTATTCGATAGCGTGGAATTCGTTGGAATCACGCTACGACAATAAAAAGCTTCTGGTGAAGTCCCACCTCGAAGCTTTATTTGCAGTGCAATCCATGAAAAAGGAGACTTTTGAATCACTCAACCATGTCATCAATGAGTTCGATAAACATTTGCAAATGCTGGACAAACTGGGAGAAAAGACATCTGAATGGAGTACGATACTCGTTCACATACTTTCAAGTAAGCTGGGCACAACAACGCTTCGTTTGTGGGAAACGGAGCACCGTTCAAAGGAGGTTCCTAAATTCGACAAGCTGATGGATTTCCTGAAAAATCATTGCACGGTTTTGCGCTCACTCATCGGAGAATCGTTCGGCCAGCCGGAACAGAAGAAGGCAACAAGGGTAAGCACTAGCTACGCCGGCGTGCAGTCTTCGTGTTTGTTGTGTGGAGAGGGACAGCACCCGTTGTTCCAGTGTAAGCGGTTCAGATCCATGAAGGTGGATGACAGAAGAAGCACAGTGAAGTCATCTCAGCTTTGCTTTAACTGTCTATCATGA
- the LOC134209520 gene encoding uncharacterized protein LOC134209520, with translation MLHLKANESSDNQSTPQSNKRFLQNPHATQTSTTLSVNMQAHNTPQHSSSLPSLISKHVIPNPQGFSPLATDIPNVVLSVNASKLPRSVLLATAIVVLEDQFGNTTQARALLDSGSQLCFISEHASQRLKFKRSREALSISGIGQAVKQCKQSIFARVRSRVSTFSGDEVFHVLPRVTLNLPIRKVDSTGWKLPEDIALADPYFTEPSHVDMIIGASLFFDLLRNEKIKLGENGPVAQNTTLGWIICGNLPDHSDIRRPHVANACTEKLDELLTRFWELEACKSNSVFSLEEYACEKFFDRTTVRDASGRFVVTLPKKDYLIQQLGDSRATAMKRFLSLERRLSADPELKRTYTGFIHEYLQLGHMEEVLGNDVNDTLPEYFIPHHCVIKPDSTTTKLRVVFDASCPTSSGISLNNALMVGPTVQDDIISIVLRFRFHAIAIVADAEKMYRMVQQQPADRRLHKILWRDNPNESIRVFQLNTVTYGTASAPYLATKCLNRLAELDGNKYPEAAKVLRKDFYVDGMMSGVDDVEESKQLCSDIQELLRGGGFNLRKWSSNCSSVLKNIPEELHDDRSSFELDDSSATIKTLGLIWEPRLDVFRFKVPEWNTSRICKRTVISDLARIFDPVGLIGVVIVSAKIFVQNLWRHKVTWDEPLQEKLQAQWLEFRTSLSYLENLQIPRWIAFRKDCLSMEFHGFCYASTKAYGACI, from the coding sequence ATGTTGCATTTGAAGGCTAATGAATCGTCTGACAATCAGTCAACTCCACAATCGAACAAGCGTTTTCTACAGAACCCACACGCGACACAGACTTCCACAACCTTATCAGTTAATATGCAAGCCCATAATACTCCCCAGCATTCCTCAAGCCTCCCATCCTTAATCTCCAAACACGTCATTCCAAATCCGCAAGGTTTTTCGCCACTGGCCACAGACATTCCTAATGTGGTACTTTCTGTCAATGCATCCAAGCTTCCACGGTCGGTTTTATTAGCAACTGCGATCGTGGTTCTTGAAGACCAATTTGGGAATACTACGCAAGCTAGGGCACTTTTGGATAGTGGCTCTCAGCTGTGCTTCATTTCGGAGCATGCGTCACAGCGTTTGAAATTCAAGCGTTCACGCGAAGCACTATCGATTAGCGGCATCGGCCAAGCTGTAAAGCAATGCAAGCAGTCTATTTTCGCACGGGTCCGATCTCGCGTCTCAACCTTCTCTGGTGATGAGGTATTCCACGTGCTCCCTCGCGTTACGCTAAATTTACCGATCCGAAAGGTAGACTCAACTGGGTGGAAGCTTCCCGAAGACATCGCTCTTGCAGATCCGTACTTCACGGAGCCAAGCCACGTTGACATGATCATCGGAGCAAGCCTATTCTTCGATCTGCTACGCAACGAGAAAATCAAGCTAGGAGAAAATGGACCTGTTGCGCAGAACACCACCCTCGGTTGGATAATTTGTGGAAATCTACCGGATCATTCGGATATACGAAGGCCGCACGTTGCGAACGCGTGCACTGAGAAGTTGGATGAACTCCTGACACGCTTCTGGGAGTTAGAAGCGTGCAAATCGAATAGTGTTTTCTCGTTGGAGGAATATGCATGCGAGAAGTTCTTCGATCGTACAACGGTACGAGATGCATCCGGGAGATTCGTCGTGACGCTCCCCAAGAAGGACTACCTCATCCAACAATTAGGCGATTCGAGGGCAACCGCGATGAAGCGGTTCCTGTCTCTCGAACGTCGGTTGTCTGCTGATCCAGAGCTGAAGCGGACATACACAGGTTTTATTCACGAGTACCTTCAGCTGGGACATATGGAGGAAGTACTTGGGAACGATGTCAATGATACCCTACCGGAATATTTCATTCCGCACCATTGCGTCATCAAGCCTGACAGCACGACCACTAAATTGCGAGTTGTATTCGACGCGTCTTGTCCAACGTCAAGTGGCATCTCGTTAAATAATGCTCTAATGGTTGGACCCACGGTTCAGGACGATATTATATCGATTGTCCTTCGATTTCGTTTCCACGCAATCGCTATAGTTGCGGATGCAGAGAAGATGTACCGGATGGTACAACAACAACCGGCGGATAGAAGGCTGCACAAAATCTTGTGGCGGGACAATCCGAACGAGTCCATTCGTGTTTTCCAACTGAACACCGTTACGTACGGGACGGCCTCAGCGCCGTATTTGGCCACCAAGTGTCTCAACCGACTTGCAGAACTCGATGGCAACAAGTACCCCGAGGCAGCCAAGGTACTCAGAAAAGACTTCTACGTCGATGGCATGATGTCCGGTGTTGACGATGTAGAAGAGAGCAAACAATTATGTAGCGACATTCAAGAACTCCTGAGAGGAGGGGGGTTCAATCTCCGGAAATGGAGCAGTAATTGCTCATCTGTTTTGAAGAATATCCCTGAGGAACTTCATGACGATCGTTCATCGTTCGAGTTGGACGACTCTAGTGCCACTATAAAAACGCTGGGTCTCATCTGGGAACCTAGATTGGACGTCTTCCGGTTCAAAGTACCGGAGTGGAATACTTCGCGGATCTGTAAGCGTACGGTCATTTCTGATCTTGCCCGAATATTTGATCCTGTAGGATTGATCGGAGTAGTGATCGTTTCTGCAAAAATATTCGTCCAGAATCTTTGGAGACATAAGGTTACATGGGACGAACCACTGCAAGAAAAGCTTCAAGCGCAATGGTTGGAATTCAGAACAAGCCTATCCTACCTAGAGAACCTGCAGATTCCGAGATGGATCGCCTTCCGAAAGGATTGCCTGTCAATGGAGTTCCACGGCTTTTGCTATGCATCTACAAAAGCCTATGGAGCGTGCATATAG
- the LOC134209521 gene encoding uncharacterized protein LOC134209521 yields MHFDGTITSIICSWQTELTRAGTWRHVAGTENPADALSRGIPPVDLVQNSLWWHGPAWLTEEKSCWPETQEVKLEDLDKSHLEEGSVVVTIATVSPPSEVFNLRATLRHLEKLVAWLLRFKHNALRNRGENGKRTGPVTLKEREEALLKLGDVSATSRIRTLHPQLSGGILRVGGRLENANISIDRKHPILLDKNHPLTTLVMRQYHYEHLHAGPQLLVASVRERFWPLSARSLARKIVHRCTACFRNKPVVQDQLMADLPAERVTPAPPFLRVGVDYCGPFQVCYPNRRRVPVKHYAAIFVCLVTKAIHIEMVADLTTQGFLAALKRFVARRGKPSVIMCDNGSNFVGARRQLDELAALFKGQQSQQSIAASAADIGIEFKFIPAKSPNFGGLWEAAVKAMKQHLRKTIGLKTVTSEELNTVFTQIEACLNSRPLTQMSSDPNDLNVLTPGHFLIQRPLTAVVEPCLQEVPENRPLAFQRDHVASMLDLGAYSEDWLYSLNYSLLPGQYLDRFHGSAHGIRYSSVPKSMVTQSSLSEVIPYYSSVPAKSYIVQAMSQQILVQSRSQ; encoded by the exons ATGCACTTTGACGGCACTATCACGTCCATCAT ATGTTCGTGGCAAACAGAACTTACAAGAGCCGGAACGTGGAGACATGTTGCCGGAACGGAGAACCCGGCAGATGCGCTATCTCGTGGTATTCCGCCTGTAGATCTTGTACAGAATTCGCTGTGGTGGCATGGGCCTGCTTGGCTAACTGAAGAAAAGAGTTGTTGGCCCGAAACCCAAGAAGTGAAGCTGGAGGATTTGGACAAATCACACCTCGAAGAAGGATCAGTAGTAGTTACCATAGCTACAGTATCTCCGCCGAGCGAAGTCTTCAACCTTCGGGCAACCTTGCGTCATCTAGAAAAGCTGGTGGCGTGGCTACTGCGGTTCAAGCACAATGCTCTTCGGAATCGTGGTGAAAACGGAAAGAGAACGGGTCCCGTAACTCTCAAGGAACGAGAAGAAGCATTACTCAAGTTG GGGGATGTCAGTGCCACCTCCCGCATTAGAACGCTACATCCACAGTTGTCCGGAGGCATATTGCGTGTTGGCGGCCGGCTAGAAAATGCCAACATCTCGATCGACCGTAAACATCCAATACTGTTAGATAAAAATCACCCTTTAACAACCTTGGTTATGCGTCAATACCACTATGAGCATTTACATGCTGGTCCGCAACTTCTAGTTGCCAGTGTCCGAGAACGATTTTGGCCTCTTAGTGCGCGTAGCCTCGCTAGGAAAATTGTTCACAGATGCACTGCCTGCTTCCGCAATAAGCCTGTGGTACAGGATCAACTGATGGCTGATCTACCAGCAGAGCGTGTCACACCAGCTCCACCATTCCTACGAGTTGGGGTCGACTACTGTGGACCATTTCAAGTATGCTATCCTAATCGACGAAGAGTCCCCGTGAAGCACTACGCTGCAATTTTTGTCTGTTTGGTTACCAAGGCGATCCACATCGAAATGGTGGCCGACCTCACCACACAAGGATTTCTGGCCGCTCTTAAAAGGTTTGTGGCCAGACGCGGAAAGCCATCTGTTATCATGTGCGACAATGGGTCCAATTTCGTGGGCGCGAGACGGCAGCTCGATGAGCTTGCTGCCTTATTCAAAGGTCAACAATCCCAACAATCCATCGCGGCAAGCGCGGCGGACATCGGAATAGAATTCAAATTCATTCCCGCCAAATCCCCAAATTTCGGAGGTCTGTGGGAGGCGGCAGTGAAAGCGATGAAACAACACTTGCGCAAAACGATTGGCTTGAAAACTGTTACTTCCGAGGAGTTGAATACGGTGTTCACGCAAATCGAAGCTTGCTTGAATTCCAGGCCACTCACTCAGATGAGCAGCGACCCGAATGATCTCAACGTGCTAACTCCTGGACACTTCCTAATCCAACGTCCACTGACGGCGGTGGTCGAGCCTTGTTTGCAAGAAGTTCCTGAGAACAG GCCGCTGGCCTTCCAGCGAGACCACGTCGCATCGATGTTGGACCTCGGAGCATACTCAGAAGACTGGCTCTACTCGCTCAACTACTCTCTCTTACCCGGACAATATCTGGATCGGTTCCATGGATCGGCTCATGGAATCAGGTACTCTTCGGTACCTAAGTCGATGGTTACCCAGAGCAGTCTGTCTGAAGTTATCCCGTACTATTCATCAGTGCCGGCCAAGTCATATATCGTCCAAGCCATGTCACAGCAGATAC TTGTACAATCCCGCTCGCAGTAA